The sequence CATTAACTTCAACAAATAAGGCAAACGATAGTCACCAAACATGTTTTTAATATAATTAGCCGCTACTTCTTTCTCCAAACCTATAGCCGACACAAACAACGGATTTTTACTCTCTCCTCGTAAAATTTCAACTACGGTTTCTTTATTGCTTTGAAAGGATGTCTTTGCCATTCCAATAATGGGAAACTTTTTATCCAAAGCTTCATACAAATGACCTCCTAAACCATATTTCCCTTCATTATCTACATATATGTGTCCATCAATGATAATTGCTTCCAAGTCTTCTAATGCAACTTCTTCCAAAGCATTCATAATACAAGGCAATTCTCTTTTGTAGAACGAACCCGGTTCATACTCCATCACGTCTTTTGTAATATGAGTCACTACATTACAAGGGGTTTCACTTTGCCAATTTTCAAAAAATAGCAAAACGGTTTTGGCATAATCGGTTTTATAATGGACATCTATGGTTAAAATCATATTGGATAAGGTTAAAAAACAAATATAAATATTTGATTCATTTATTAAACTATTCACTGCTAATAATACTACAATTAAAAAACCTTTACCAAAGAAAATCTAATAAAAGACAACTTCGGTAAAGGCACATTAAGAGTATTTTTGTTATAGTTATAGTAATGCTAATCACTAATTATGTTAGTACCTTTTTTCTGTTTTGGTTTACTTCTTCTTTTTTGCATTTAATCTTGCAACTGTTCGAAAAGTATTTGCTTCTTAAAACATTTTACACCGTTTCCGATGTTGATGTAGTAGAACGTTCTCTTTACGATATGTCTTTAAATATGTAATGGATATGAATCCAGAAGACAATGTTAATAATCCTAGTTCTTTGACAAAATTTAGAAAACTACGTTTGAAAAACACTCACTTAATGAATTACCCTGAGGCAGAGCCTAGAGGTATCAAGCAGAAAAAACATTTTTAGATTGATGAAAACCTAAGGTTTTCAAACTTTCCACTTTTACCCCGAGGCAAGCCTCGAGGAATTCTTTTGATTAAAATTCAAAACTCAATCCAAATTCATGTGTGCCATTTTCATAATTATTAATGTCTGTAGTATTAGACTCATAAGCATAGCCTAATTTGAGTCGGTCTTTAATGGTAATATAAAGAAATCCGCCAATGGCTCTCTCTACTCTATAGTTTACACCAACATCAAATTTCTTAAAGAATTCAAAGGTACCTGTAGCATCTGTAATTATTTCTTCTTCTGATAAGCGAACCAAAGTAGAAGGTATAAAGTTAATGCTATTGGATAATTTTAGATAATAACCTCCACTTACATATAGTTGGGCTTTATTATTAGCTTGAGTAGCTACTCCATTTTTATCTGCTACACGATCGGTTTCAAATAGTCTAGGAACGGACAACGAGGCGTAGTAGTTTTCATTTTTCAAATAAAATCCTACACCCACATTAGGGTTAAAATAATTAGTGTCTTGAGAAAGAAAAGGATCAGCTGGTAAATCTAATTTTCCAAAATCAATGCTAACAAACGAACCTCCAGCTTGAACTCCAAATAATAAATCGGTTGCTTTTGCAACTTGAATTTTATAAGAAAAACTGGCAAACAAAGAGGTGTTTTGCTCAATAAAAACCTTATCAGCTATCACTATAGCTCCAATATTCATCTTATCTTTTATGGGAATTCCTAAACTAACACTTTGGGTTTCTGGTGCATAATCAACACCCAAAAACTGACTTCTAAAATTCGTTTTAATAGTTACTCTTTCCTCTGCACCAAAAGCTGCAGGATTGAAAAAATTAGTGTTGTAGCGATACAAAGAGTAACTAGGTTCTACTTGTGCTATTGCATTTAATGCATTGATTAAAAGGAATAGTATCGAAAAAAATATTTTATATAGTTTCATGTTATCTTTTATAAACAATTAGTAATTAATGTATAACCATCCTTTAATAAATAAAGAACCCTCTCCAAAAACATTAATGACAAAATAGTAGGAACCAATAGGTACTAATTCTCCTGAGCCATTTCTATTTCCTTTCCAGTCGTTTTGATAGTTCGTAGTATTATAAACTTTGATACCATTTCTATCAAAGACTTCGATTGTAGCTTTTGGGAAATTCGTTATATTTTCAATCACCCATGTATCATTTTCACCATCACCATTTGGAGATATTCCCAAAATAGGGGTAATATCAGGGTTTAGTTCGTTATCACAAGAATCTGCAATAGCATCTAAATCTATATCAAGACCAGTAAAAGAAACATAGGCATCAGCAGTATTTGCATTACCATTACTATCTGTTACGGTTAAAGTTACCACTTGCACCTCATCTAGTCTAGGACAAGTGAAACTAGTTAGATTTAAAGACATACTAGCTACTCCACAAGCATCATAACTGCCATTATCAATCATTTCAGGAGTAATCATAGCTATCCCCGAATTATCTAATGCTACACTAATATCTTGCGTAATCACTATTGGACCAGTAGTATCTTCTACTGTTACTAATGCTGTTGCACTAGCTGTATTTCCACTTATATCTGTTACGGTAAGCGTAACCAAAATAGGTGTACCTATATTGGTACAATCAAAAGAGGTACTATCTAAAGTCATAGAAGCAATGGTACAATTATCAAAACTAC is a genomic window of Flavobacterium jumunjinense containing:
- a CDS encoding endonuclease V, with the protein product MILTIDVHYKTDYAKTVLLFFENWQSETPCNVVTHITKDVMEYEPGSFYKRELPCIMNALEEVALEDLEAIIIDGHIYVDNEGKYGLGGHLYEALDKKFPIIGMAKTSFQSNKETVVEILRGESKNPLFVSAIGLEKEVAANYIKNMFGDYRLPYLLKLMDQITKEE
- a CDS encoding PorP/SprF family type IX secretion system membrane protein gives rise to the protein MKLYKIFFSILFLLINALNAIAQVEPSYSLYRYNTNFFNPAAFGAEERVTIKTNFRSQFLGVDYAPETQSVSLGIPIKDKMNIGAIVIADKVFIEQNTSLFASFSYKIQVAKATDLLFGVQAGGSFVSIDFGKLDLPADPFLSQDTNYFNPNVGVGFYLKNENYYASLSVPRLFETDRVADKNGVATQANNKAQLYVSGGYYLKLSNSINFIPSTLVRLSEEEIITDATGTFEFFKKFDVGVNYRVERAIGGFLYITIKDRLKLGYAYESNTTDINNYENGTHEFGLSFEF